A genomic region of Paenibacillus sp. PL2-23 contains the following coding sequences:
- a CDS encoding iron ABC transporter permease, protein MNNSAPLADKLHKPLTPKHFTMVLVLCLLVLGLCVLASLAFGSRVMGFKELMDGLFNPSIDSYNTDVIKQRMTRTVFSLLCGGALGISGALMQAVTRNPIADPSILGVNTGASLFVVAGIAFLNIGSANEYILMACLGAAITALFVLGIGSMGHGGPTPVKLVLAGAATSAALTSLISAIMIPRTNVLDQVRRWQVGSVGGTTWSDIATFSPFLIVGILIVLFTAPALNALALGDETATGLGVRTGVLRVVSSLAAVVLCGTVTALAGPIGFVGLLATHLIRLMIGPDQRFLIPMSALAGAIVLTGSDVIGRILGRPGELEVAIVTAFVGAPILILLAMRAKVRAL, encoded by the coding sequence ATGAATAATTCAGCGCCTCTTGCCGACAAGCTGCATAAGCCGCTCACACCGAAGCACTTTACGATGGTGCTCGTGCTTTGCCTGCTTGTTCTCGGTCTATGTGTTCTGGCATCGTTGGCTTTCGGCTCGCGAGTCATGGGATTTAAGGAGTTAATGGACGGGTTATTCAACCCGTCCATTGATTCGTATAACACCGATGTCATCAAGCAGAGAATGACCCGTACGGTATTCAGCCTCTTATGCGGCGGTGCGCTTGGCATCTCCGGCGCCTTGATGCAGGCAGTCACTCGCAACCCCATTGCCGACCCCAGCATTCTGGGCGTGAATACAGGAGCGTCCTTGTTTGTTGTGGCCGGCATTGCCTTCCTGAACATTGGATCGGCGAATGAGTATATATTGATGGCTTGCCTCGGTGCAGCCATTACCGCATTATTTGTGCTGGGCATCGGCTCGATGGGACATGGCGGACCTACGCCCGTTAAGCTGGTATTAGCGGGGGCGGCTACCAGCGCTGCGCTTACTTCGCTTATAAGCGCCATTATGATTCCCCGAACGAATGTCCTGGATCAAGTCCGGCGATGGCAGGTGGGAAGCGTAGGCGGGACTACCTGGAGCGATATCGCAACCTTCTCGCCCTTTCTGATTGTCGGCATTCTGATCGTCCTATTCACAGCTCCCGCGCTGAACGCGTTGGCGCTGGGTGACGAGACGGCTACGGGGCTGGGCGTTCGCACAGGTGTTCTGCGTGTAGTCTCGTCGCTGGCGGCTGTTGTCCTGTGCGGAACCGTAACCGCGCTGGCAGGGCCTATCGGCTTTGTCGGGCTGCTGGCAACCCACCTGATTCGATTGATGATTGGCCCAGATCAGCGCTTCCTCATTCCGATGTCGGCGCTGGCTGGAGCGATTGTATTAACGGGGTCCGACGTGATAGGCAGGATTCTAGGCAGACCAGGCGAGCTTGAGGTGGCCATCGTGACTGCCTTCGTCGGCGCTCCCATTCTGATTCTATTAGCGATGAGAGCGAAAGTGCGTGCCTTATGA
- a CDS encoding iron-siderophore ABC transporter substrate-binding protein, with protein MKARNKRSMSMLLSSLALVVLLAGCGGNNGNANSNAGAAPTAAPSASPEASDASASEAAAQYPITIKHAFGESVIEAKPERVVTISWANHDVALALGVVPVGFSEANYGVQDGSRLLPWTKKKLEELGVTEPNLFQDTDGLDFEAISDASPDVILAAYSGITQEEYDTLSKIAPVVAYQSAPWVASWRDQVMFNAMGMGMQAEGEQLIKDTEKLIQDTAAAHPELQGKTAAFAFINPADLSTLSIYAPGDPRGDFLGELGMPFPDALASLVTDSFYLQLSAENADALNDTDIIVTYGNAELLAALQADPLLGKVPAIARGSVVVVEDNSPLAAAGNPNPLSVAYTIDEYVGLIGEAAKKINE; from the coding sequence ATGAAAGCACGTAACAAACGATCGATGTCCATGCTTCTATCCTCACTAGCACTTGTTGTGTTGCTTGCCGGCTGCGGCGGGAACAACGGCAATGCCAATAGCAATGCCGGCGCAGCGCCAACCGCTGCTCCAAGCGCGAGCCCTGAAGCAAGCGATGCTTCTGCATCGGAAGCGGCGGCTCAATATCCTATTACCATTAAACACGCGTTTGGCGAGTCTGTTATTGAAGCCAAGCCGGAGCGCGTCGTAACGATCTCGTGGGCGAACCATGACGTTGCGCTTGCCCTGGGCGTTGTGCCTGTAGGCTTCTCCGAAGCGAACTACGGCGTACAGGATGGCTCCAGACTGCTGCCTTGGACGAAGAAGAAGCTGGAGGAGCTTGGCGTTACCGAGCCGAACCTGTTCCAGGATACAGACGGCCTTGACTTTGAAGCCATCTCGGACGCGAGCCCAGACGTTATTCTGGCCGCTTACTCCGGCATTACGCAAGAGGAATATGATACATTGTCCAAAATAGCCCCGGTCGTCGCGTACCAGTCGGCTCCTTGGGTGGCAAGCTGGCGCGATCAAGTGATGTTCAACGCCATGGGTATGGGCATGCAAGCGGAGGGCGAGCAGCTGATTAAGGATACAGAGAAGCTGATCCAGGACACGGCAGCCGCTCATCCAGAGCTTCAAGGCAAGACAGCTGCCTTTGCCTTTATTAACCCTGCTGACCTGTCGACGCTTTCGATCTATGCCCCTGGAGACCCGCGCGGCGACTTCCTGGGCGAGCTGGGCATGCCGTTCCCTGACGCACTGGCAAGTCTGGTTACCGACAGCTTCTACCTGCAGCTGAGTGCTGAGAATGCCGATGCGCTGAATGACACGGACATTATCGTGACCTATGGCAATGCCGAGCTGCTTGCCGCTCTGCAAGCCGATCCGCTGCTGGGCAAGGTTCCGGCCATCGCCAGAGGCTCCGTCGTAGTCGTGGAAGACAATTCGCCGCTTGCGGCTGCGGGCAACCCGAATCCGTTGTCGGTTGCGTACACAATCGATGAATATGTAGGATTGATCGGAGAAGCAGCCAAGAAGATCAATGAATAA
- a CDS encoding RNA-guided endonuclease InsQ/TnpB family protein, with amino-acid sequence MIVTVTAKIKIKPSESQMMALQQTMIAYRQGCNFVSALVFETSERRQSALHRMTYRTLRSAMGLRSQMAQSVLKTVRAKYKTILSSGHAWTLVQFKKPEYDLVWRRDYSLSAKLFSVNTLQGRIKIPFEAKGMETYFDGTWTFGTAKLVCKKQKWFLHIPVSKEMASPELKEIEHVAGIDLGINFVATVYDTEGRTLFFRGRELKHKRANYQRLRSELQRKQTASSRRRLKQIGERENRWMTDVNHQVSKALVTRYGANTLFVLEDLTGIRRRAEKSKLKYRYVTVSWAFYQLRQMVTYKAKLAGSMVIAVDPKHTSQACPLCRHTDKENRDKRRHRFRCQACGYASNDDRIGAMNLCLKGREYLLEGAGLA; translated from the coding sequence ATGATCGTTACCGTGACGGCGAAAATCAAAATCAAACCGTCAGAAAGTCAAATGATGGCCCTGCAACAAACGATGATCGCTTATCGTCAAGGGTGTAATTTTGTCTCTGCCCTTGTGTTTGAGACGAGCGAGCGCCGGCAGTCTGCCCTGCACCGAATGACGTATCGAACCCTGCGCAGCGCGATGGGCCTGCGTTCTCAAATGGCGCAGTCGGTATTGAAAACGGTACGGGCTAAATACAAGACCATCTTGAGCAGTGGGCATGCTTGGACTCTCGTACAATTTAAGAAGCCGGAATACGATCTCGTCTGGAGACGGGATTACTCGCTAAGCGCAAAGCTATTCTCCGTCAATACGCTGCAAGGCCGCATTAAGATCCCCTTCGAAGCCAAAGGAATGGAGACCTATTTCGACGGCACATGGACATTCGGTACAGCCAAGCTGGTATGCAAAAAGCAGAAGTGGTTTTTGCATATTCCAGTGTCTAAGGAAATGGCCTCTCCTGAGCTTAAGGAGATTGAACACGTTGCAGGGATTGATCTGGGCATCAACTTTGTAGCTACGGTGTATGACACCGAGGGGAGAACGCTGTTTTTTCGAGGAAGGGAGCTCAAACACAAACGAGCAAACTACCAACGATTGCGTTCCGAGCTGCAACGCAAACAAACGGCTTCGTCCCGCCGCAGGCTGAAGCAAATCGGAGAACGAGAAAACCGCTGGATGACCGATGTGAACCATCAGGTAAGTAAGGCACTCGTTACCCGATATGGGGCGAATACGCTGTTTGTGCTGGAGGATCTGACAGGGATCCGCCGCAGGGCGGAAAAGTCAAAGCTGAAGTATCGGTATGTGACGGTATCGTGGGCGTTCTATCAGCTGCGTCAGATGGTGACGTATAAGGCGAAGCTTGCAGGATCGATGGTGATAGCCGTGGATCCGAAGCACACTTCGCAAGCGTGTCCCCTATGCCGCCACACGGACAAAGAAAACCGGGATAAACGCAGGCATCGCTTTCGTTGCCAGGCATGCGGATATGCAAGCAATGATGACCGGATCGGCGCCATGAATCTCTGTCTGAAGGGAAGAGAGTACCTTCTTGAAGGTGCAGGCTTAGCATGA